A stretch of the Vigna radiata var. radiata cultivar VC1973A chromosome 9, Vradiata_ver6, whole genome shotgun sequence genome encodes the following:
- the LOC106772986 gene encoding ubiquitin-conjugating enzyme E2-23 kDa isoform X2 — protein sequence MSSPSKRREMDLMKLMMSDYKVEMINDGMQEFYVHFHGPNESPYHGGVWKVRVELPEAYPYKSPSIGFINRIYHPNVDEMSGSVCLDVINQTWSPMFDLVNVFEVFLPQLLLYPNPSDPLNGEAAALLMRDRASYEQKNTVRSMLNLRT from the exons ATGTCTTCTCCAAGCAAGCGGCGAGAGATGGACTTGATGAAACT GATGATGAGTGACTACAAGGTGGAGATGATTAATGATGGAATGCAAGAGTTTTATGTGCATTTCCATGGACCCAATGAGA GTCCTTATCATGGAGGTGTGTGGAAAGTAAGAGTTGAGCTGCCAGAAGCTTATCCTTATAAATCTCCTTCCATAGGGTTTATCAATAGGATCTATCACCCAAATGTTGATGAGAT GTCAGGATCAGTTTGTCTTGATGTTATCAATCAAACCTGGAGTCCCATGTTTG ATCTTGTCAATGTGTTTGAGGTGTTTTTACCACAACTTCTTCTGTATCCCAATCCATCTGACCCCTTAAATGGAGAAGCTGCTGCTTTACTGATGCGTGATCGAGCCAGTTATGAACAAAAG AATACTGTGAGAAGTATGCTAAACCTGAGGACATAG
- the LOC106772986 gene encoding ubiquitin-conjugating enzyme E2-23 kDa isoform X1, protein MSSPSKRREMDLMKLMMSDYKVEMINDGMQEFYVHFHGPNESPYHGGVWKVRVELPEAYPYKSPSIGFINRIYHPNVDEMSGSVCLDVINQTWSPMFDLVNVFEVFLPQLLLYPNPSDPLNGEAAALLMRDRASYEQKVKEYCEKYAKPEDIGAATEEQSSDEELTEDEDDSSDEQVAGKADP, encoded by the exons ATGTCTTCTCCAAGCAAGCGGCGAGAGATGGACTTGATGAAACT GATGATGAGTGACTACAAGGTGGAGATGATTAATGATGGAATGCAAGAGTTTTATGTGCATTTCCATGGACCCAATGAGA GTCCTTATCATGGAGGTGTGTGGAAAGTAAGAGTTGAGCTGCCAGAAGCTTATCCTTATAAATCTCCTTCCATAGGGTTTATCAATAGGATCTATCACCCAAATGTTGATGAGAT GTCAGGATCAGTTTGTCTTGATGTTATCAATCAAACCTGGAGTCCCATGTTTG ATCTTGTCAATGTGTTTGAGGTGTTTTTACCACAACTTCTTCTGTATCCCAATCCATCTGACCCCTTAAATGGAGAAGCTGCTGCTTTACTGATGCGTGATCGAGCCAGTTATGAACAAAAGGTTAAAG AATACTGTGAGAAGTATGCTAAACCTGAGGACATAGGAGCTGCAACAGAAGAACAATCCAGTGATGAGGAGCTAactgaagatgaagatgattcTAGTGATGAACAGGTTGCTGGTAAGGCAGATCCCTAG